Proteins encoded together in one Chitinophaga lutea window:
- a CDS encoding DUF4242 domain-containing protein, with the protein MPKYVIEREIPGAGKLSGEELKAISQTSCGVLSNMGPQIQWIHSYVTGDKIYCVYFAANEELVREHAKQGGFPANAVNQVTAIIDPATAE; encoded by the coding sequence ATGCCTAAGTATGTTATCGAACGCGAAATTCCCGGCGCAGGAAAATTGTCAGGAGAAGAATTGAAAGCAATTTCACAAACTTCCTGTGGCGTCCTGAGCAATATGGGGCCCCAAATTCAGTGGATACACAGCTATGTGACCGGCGATAAAATTTACTGCGTTTATTTCGCGGCTAACGAGGAACTGGTCCGTGAGCACGCAAAACAGGGCGGGTTCCCTGCGAATGCCGTCAACCAGGTGACTGCTATTATTGATCCTGCAACCGC
- a CDS encoding XRE family transcriptional regulator, translating to MRHFNAEILKLARESRFLTQTELSIKLGVEQGTVSKIENETLSCEESLAAKISEVLDYPISFFYQERKVFVVEGHYRRKLSTSVKKMKQYVAQMTLAEWHFWKLIDAVELPPVNLPKWDINQDGGANIAAKYVRDYWKIPKGRVSNLTKFVEDNGIPIIQLELGELDALSTFIQNQIPVIFINKSLPADRYRLTIAHELGHLVMHFGAKIENGRDLESEAYQFAIELLMPENEVGLSFQKLTIEKLANLKAYWYISMQALLKYANTLTQITPNQYKYLWIQMGTLGYRKSEPVSIPKEKPLLISEIIETYTSDLDYSKEELAKLLMCSMNDLERLYFDSIKLRVVRK from the coding sequence ATGAGACACTTTAATGCAGAAATATTAAAACTAGCACGAGAATCAAGATTTTTAACTCAGACGGAGCTTTCGATCAAGCTCGGGGTGGAGCAGGGCACCGTTTCTAAAATTGAGAATGAGACTTTATCCTGTGAAGAAAGTCTTGCTGCTAAGATTTCCGAAGTGTTAGATTATCCTATATCTTTTTTCTATCAGGAACGAAAGGTTTTTGTCGTAGAAGGTCATTACAGGCGGAAATTGTCGACCTCAGTGAAAAAAATGAAACAATATGTTGCTCAAATGACATTAGCTGAGTGGCATTTCTGGAAGTTGATCGATGCAGTGGAATTGCCTCCTGTAAATCTCCCCAAATGGGATATTAATCAGGACGGCGGAGCTAACATTGCGGCGAAATATGTTCGTGATTATTGGAAGATCCCCAAAGGACGAGTTTCAAATCTGACCAAATTTGTTGAAGATAACGGGATTCCAATTATTCAGCTGGAACTTGGGGAGCTGGATGCGCTTAGTACATTTATACAAAATCAGATTCCAGTTATTTTCATTAACAAGAGCTTACCGGCCGATAGATACCGGCTAACTATAGCACACGAGCTTGGACACCTTGTTATGCACTTTGGCGCTAAAATTGAAAATGGAAGAGATTTGGAAAGTGAGGCATACCAATTTGCCATTGAGCTCTTAATGCCGGAAAACGAGGTTGGGTTGAGCTTTCAAAAATTAACTATCGAAAAATTGGCCAACTTGAAGGCATATTGGTATATCTCAATGCAGGCATTATTAAAATATGCCAATACCTTGACCCAAATCACCCCCAATCAATACAAATATCTTTGGATACAAATGGGCACACTTGGTTATCGAAAATCCGAGCCCGTTAGTATTCCTAAAGAAAAGCCATTACTTATCTCAGAGATTATTGAAACCTATACGTCAGATCTTGATTATAGCAAGGAAGAATTAGCCAAATTGTTGATGTGCAGCATGAACGATCTGGAAAGGTTATATTTTGATTCGATTAAACTCCGGGTTGTTCGCAAATAA